Proteins encoded by one window of Rhodobacteraceae bacterium IMCC1335:
- the flgK gene encoding flagellar hook-associated protein FlgK: MASLFDIGKSAVQAQRQALNVTGQNIANVNTEGYRKRSADLTEVSGSQSELTSITSQIGLGVNLGEVRRAYNVFLASSSNSSESRFQSSQTFVESMERLENAILPGEGDLSSQITEFFRTLSDVEASPGDLAPRAAAIERGNGLANAFNVTAFVLRDLETQISGTIDQEVNEVNRLVESLASVNGKLRSSNLGASPPNALMDERDRLISEISQKVRITVNYSPRFDVNIRLGEHSTGPVLLEGETSYKIQPIQGDENGVSYKIGTSRVVKTLDDGGLKGLSTALSVIQDTHSQVDALADRLVRELNSAHGNGIDYDGEFGRSMFTARQFDVAPDLKNSQDLDISVLTVPGQVDLVENATFRFDERSGFWTAYGQNNDVMGTGRSQIDLDGVIVKVGNPAQDGDSFRLTKADGEADRLSFLLTDGRQIAAASNFVITPNSANAGAAIMSSSAIEMKAPPLASLTDVTNNSLSPVSYSEFLNGGAVAYIPAGIKNLELASFGQDPSLTLNFNELRELNSFSFVLSGNSYEASISDELRENLRDKAHLAEYLNKGFLTFTTPNEAGIALEDVNSVSLRDLGLFASGFEGGLKLTGNTAFTSGQVKVEVDGQISETNAVVKAAETASGFRVFTREGRQVAGVPLSISEAHIFLTETNGFASEAEYRADYLNPTDGVGYRGAKINNMLPGGYSTVESAASILTGGSLGSLIQQGTIFNPISAQTLTFETTTMSASGLGTDTADGVVNVDIAVDSGVNMKTIADDINIKLEAFGFVAEAKTYASLRLDDSASISGDISFELSSGNSSPVSISGVFGESNLSPLVAKINQRSEQTGITAEVSQDGSRIVLVQSDGLDISITNPEGELLTVNSLDQNFSELSSETALNADTKIVGSLSLRSPRAFKVTSSLDAAVTANSQTLSKEEGGVRVDLTAGGSISDISIEVDPDILVPQVSPDGLRLAASNTSFTLSARLNGSETATEFSVNTNALIDVSLASISETLVSDLRSTAGLPSLTGAALSTLPSEGSQVSVLVGASQYDVQYVAGEFVVSGPEAGRVFAEIQTGDDGNDYFSINVADGVLNGTSLQLLDGGDLTEFGLASTETTVVADLKGISFSGLTELADGETKTFDVMVGETEVQISVSRSGDVLSISSNNSLVTPSITTEANAHNITLEMAYYDNAEVKQGPMRIKPSTNAAAFGFRAADFSVEQTETGLQTVSMNGNPSGVTLEVGNLPGQVLSMSGLPNEDFIVLLDSEGAKRLASSFEMSTEEDAKAQKDYRVKVVDADAGRVELIDVETGTSMATRFTNGVVEFEADNYRFELAGFGSTDDHFDIALNRSNAGDARNMVAMIALSRSSAERSSFQDDFRQIALAVGSQLESGRLLNISATAIRDAAIATEDELAGVNLDEEAGKLMEQQQAYKAAAQILQTARDLFDTIIGIM, encoded by the coding sequence TTGGCAAGCTTATTTGACATAGGCAAATCGGCAGTTCAGGCGCAACGGCAAGCGCTGAATGTGACCGGTCAAAACATCGCGAATGTGAATACGGAAGGGTATCGCAAGCGCAGTGCTGATTTGACCGAGGTTTCAGGCAGTCAAAGTGAGCTTACCTCGATCACTTCTCAAATCGGTTTGGGCGTTAACTTGGGCGAGGTGCGCCGCGCCTATAATGTTTTTTTAGCCTCAAGCTCCAATTCATCGGAAAGCCGGTTCCAATCGTCACAAACCTTTGTGGAGTCTATGGAACGGTTGGAAAATGCCATTTTGCCCGGCGAGGGTGATTTATCCTCGCAGATTACTGAATTTTTCCGCACCCTATCGGATGTTGAGGCAAGCCCCGGTGATTTGGCGCCGCGCGCCGCGGCCATCGAGCGAGGCAATGGCTTGGCCAACGCCTTTAACGTAACAGCTTTTGTTTTACGGGATTTAGAAACTCAGATTTCCGGTACGATTGATCAAGAAGTGAACGAGGTGAACCGGCTTGTGGAATCGTTGGCGTCTGTGAATGGTAAATTACGGTCCTCGAATTTAGGGGCTTCACCACCGAATGCCCTGATGGATGAGCGCGATCGCTTAATTTCAGAAATTTCTCAAAAGGTGAGGATAACGGTCAATTATAGCCCACGGTTTGATGTCAATATAAGATTAGGAGAGCATTCTACTGGGCCGGTGCTGTTGGAGGGAGAAACCTCCTATAAGATCCAGCCAATACAGGGCGATGAGAATGGCGTGAGTTATAAGATCGGCACCTCACGGGTTGTGAAAACGCTTGATGATGGCGGGCTCAAAGGGCTGTCGACCGCCTTATCCGTAATTCAAGATACGCATTCTCAAGTGGATGCTCTTGCTGATCGTTTGGTCAGAGAGCTTAATTCGGCCCATGGCAATGGTATTGATTATGACGGTGAATTTGGGCGTTCGATGTTTACAGCGCGGCAATTTGACGTAGCGCCTGATCTGAAAAACAGCCAAGATCTTGATATTAGCGTGCTGACGGTGCCAGGACAGGTTGACTTGGTTGAAAATGCGACCTTTCGTTTTGATGAGCGTTCGGGTTTTTGGACAGCTTATGGTCAAAACAATGATGTGATGGGAACCGGGCGCTCGCAAATTGATTTAGATGGCGTGATTGTCAAGGTTGGGAACCCAGCTCAGGATGGTGATAGTTTTCGGCTTACAAAAGCAGATGGTGAAGCGGACCGACTCTCTTTTTTATTAACCGATGGACGACAAATCGCTGCGGCATCAAATTTTGTTATAACACCAAATAGCGCCAATGCGGGCGCAGCCATAATGTCCAGCTCAGCGATCGAAATGAAAGCGCCACCGCTTGCCTCGCTTACGGATGTGACAAATAATTCTCTTTCTCCGGTTTCGTACTCAGAATTTTTAAATGGCGGTGCTGTCGCCTATATACCCGCCGGGATTAAAAATTTAGAGCTGGCATCGTTTGGACAAGACCCGTCTTTGACCTTGAATTTTAACGAATTAAGAGAATTAAACAGTTTTTCTTTTGTTCTCAGCGGCAATAGTTATGAAGCCTCAATCTCGGATGAATTGCGCGAAAATTTGCGGGATAAGGCACATCTGGCGGAATATCTGAACAAAGGCTTTTTAACGTTCACCACACCGAATGAGGCAGGTATAGCATTAGAGGATGTGAATTCGGTAAGCCTGCGGGATCTTGGTTTATTTGCCTCAGGGTTTGAGGGTGGTTTAAAGCTTACGGGCAACACTGCCTTTACCTCCGGGCAGGTCAAAGTTGAAGTTGATGGTCAAATCAGTGAGACAAATGCGGTTGTAAAAGCAGCTGAAACGGCTTCCGGCTTCCGGGTGTTCACACGTGAAGGGCGGCAGGTCGCCGGCGTCCCATTGTCAATCAGTGAGGCCCATATTTTTCTTACTGAAACCAACGGTTTTGCGTCAGAGGCTGAATATCGTGCCGATTACTTAAACCCAACAGATGGGGTCGGGTATCGCGGTGCCAAGATCAATAACATGCTGCCGGGTGGCTATTCAACGGTTGAAAGCGCCGCCAGTATTCTGACCGGTGGATCCTTGGGGTCTTTGATCCAGCAGGGAACAATTTTCAACCCAATCTCTGCGCAAACGTTAACGTTCGAAACCACCACTATGAGCGCGTCTGGATTGGGAACTGACACGGCAGACGGTGTTGTAAATGTCGATATTGCCGTGGATTCCGGCGTCAATATGAAAACCATCGCTGATGATATCAATATCAAATTAGAAGCTTTTGGGTTTGTCGCAGAAGCGAAAACCTATGCGTCTTTAAGGCTCGATGATAGCGCTTCAATTTCTGGAGATATCTCTTTTGAACTTTCGTCTGGAAATTCAAGCCCGGTTTCAATTTCTGGTGTTTTCGGGGAGTCAAATTTGTCTCCTTTGGTGGCTAAGATTAATCAACGAAGCGAACAAACGGGAATCACCGCTGAAGTTTCGCAGGATGGCTCTCGCATCGTATTGGTGCAATCCGATGGGTTAGATATTTCTATCACAAATCCGGAGGGTGAACTGTTAACGGTGAATTCGCTTGACCAGAACTTTTCTGAACTTTCAAGTGAAACCGCTTTAAACGCGGATACTAAAATTGTCGGGTCGTTAAGCTTACGTTCGCCGCGCGCTTTCAAGGTGACATCAAGCCTTGATGCTGCTGTGACTGCCAACTCGCAAACACTGTCGAAAGAAGAGGGAGGTGTTCGTGTTGACTTGACCGCAGGGGGATCGATCAGCGATATATCGATTGAAGTTGACCCCGATATTCTAGTGCCGCAAGTCAGTCCAGATGGGCTGCGCTTAGCAGCCTCCAACACAAGCTTTACACTATCTGCCCGTTTGAACGGATCGGAAACTGCAACTGAATTCTCTGTAAATACAAACGCATTGATCGACGTTTCACTCGCCTCTATTTCCGAAACTTTAGTGTCTGATTTAAGATCTACGGCTGGTCTGCCATCTTTAACCGGGGCGGCTTTATCCACATTGCCCAGCGAGGGCAGCCAAGTGTCTGTTTTGGTTGGGGCGTCTCAATATGATGTTCAGTATGTCGCAGGAGAGTTTGTGGTGAGCGGGCCGGAGGCGGGTCGGGTGTTTGCTGAAATCCAAACCGGCGATGACGGAAATGATTACTTTTCTATTAATGTTGCAGACGGGGTTCTAAATGGCACCAGTTTGCAATTGCTTGATGGTGGGGATTTAACCGAGTTCGGATTGGCGAGTACGGAAACAACTGTTGTCGCGGATTTAAAAGGAATTAGCTTTAGCGGCCTTACGGAATTGGCCGATGGGGAGACGAAAACTTTCGATGTGATGGTTGGAGAAACTGAAGTGCAGATTTCTGTCAGCCGCAGCGGCGACGTTTTATCTATCTCTTCCAACAATTCATTGGTTACGCCGTCGATTACAACGGAAGCAAACGCACACAATATTACGTTAGAAATGGCCTATTATGATAACGCAGAGGTAAAACAAGGCCCAATGCGCATCAAGCCCAGTACAAATGCCGCTGCGTTTGGGTTTCGCGCGGCGGATTTCTCTGTAGAACAAACCGAAACAGGGCTTCAAACAGTGTCGATGAACGGCAATCCATCGGGTGTAACGCTCGAGGTAGGAAATTTGCCAGGGCAAGTGCTGTCGATGAGCGGATTACCCAATGAGGATTTTATCGTTTTACTCGATTCCGAAGGCGCCAAGCGGCTGGCCTCAAGCTTTGAGATGAGCACCGAAGAGGATGCAAAAGCGCAGAAAGATTACCGGGTTAAAGTGGTTGATGCTGACGCAGGGCGCGTTGAGTTGATTGATGTCGAAACGGGAACGTCAATGGCAACCCGTTTCACCAATGGTGTCGTCGAGTTTGAAGCCGATAATTACCGATTTGAATTGGCCGGCTTTGGATCGACGGATGATCATTTTGACATCGCGTTGAACCGATCAAATGCTGGGGATGCGCGTAATATGGTCGCGATGATTGCGCTGAGCAGATCCTCGGCTGAGCGCAGTAGTTTTCAAGATGATTTCCGACAGATTGCTTTGGCTGTCGGATCTCAGCTGGAATCGGGACGTTTGCTGAATATCTCTGCCACCGCGATCCGCGATGCGGCTATTGCGACCGAGGATGAATTGGCAGGCGTTAATCTGGATGAAGAAGCTGGAAAACTTATGGAGCAGCAGCAGGCTTATAAGGCAGCAGCCCAAATTCTGCAAACTGCGCGCGATCTATTTGATACAATTATTGGCATAATGTGA